A genomic stretch from Achromobacter spanius includes:
- a CDS encoding low affinity iron permease family protein: MQEKPEPTTLAKNTARTPPRSNAVTKFFDHFAAHVTHWAGSPIAFGTALCAVVLWAVSGPVFGYSETWQLVVNTGTTIITFLMVFLIQQNQNKDSRALHLKLDELLLAMKGADEQFVDAEQLDEDKLLALAAVCTARARAQARSGRRKGGNGSKGHGNTGAQAHRPKSVRGPKRTVRASLRVRRGALRVGKAARD, translated from the coding sequence ATGCAAGAAAAGCCAGAACCGACGACGTTGGCCAAAAACACCGCGCGGACACCCCCAAGATCGAACGCCGTCACCAAGTTCTTTGACCATTTCGCGGCGCATGTCACGCATTGGGCGGGGTCGCCCATCGCGTTTGGCACGGCCTTGTGCGCTGTCGTGCTGTGGGCCGTCAGCGGCCCCGTCTTCGGCTATTCCGAAACCTGGCAACTGGTGGTCAACACCGGCACCACCATCATCACGTTCTTGATGGTGTTCCTGATCCAGCAAAACCAGAACAAGGACAGCCGCGCGCTGCACCTGAAGCTGGACGAACTGCTGCTGGCCATGAAAGGCGCCGACGAACAATTCGTGGATGCCGAGCAACTGGACGAAGACAAGCTGCTGGCCTTGGCCGCCGTCTGCACGGCGCGCGCCCGGGCCCAGGCGCGCAGTGGCCGTCGCAAGGGCGGCAACGGCAGCAAGGGCCACGGCAACACCGGCGCTCAAGCTCACCGCCCCAAATCCGTCAGGGGTCCGAAGCGCACTGTGCGCGCCAGCCTGCGCGTGCGGCGCGGCGCGCTGCGCGTAGGCAAGGCCGCTCGCGACTGA
- the nirB gene encoding nitrite reductase large subunit NirB, translating into MKAAATPASLQTLVVIGNGMVGHHCVEQLIAQGALERYRIHVYGEETRRAYDRVHLSEYLNGRDAESMSMSDAAFYERDGLTLHLGEPVLDIDRHAQEVITANGRVGYDKLVLATGSYPFVPPIAGAEGASRLVYRSIDDLDLIREAAQGARRGVVVGGGLLGLEAANALKSLNLEAHVVEFAPRLMPVQLDEEGGAALKARIEALGVGVHLSRATQDIKPGTQYRYRMRFAEGAPLETDLIVFSAGIRPQVALARKAGLTLAERGGVAIDDHCRTSDEHIYAIGECAAWNGSVFGLVAPGYQMARIAAAELCGASEHTFTGADMSTKLKLLGVDVGSIGDAHGKTPGARSYRFIDEAGASYRRLVVSADGKRVLGAVLVGDNRYYDTLLQYAQNGIAPPADPASLILPASSAAPALGVDALPATATICSCHNVSKGAVSAAIDGGCTDLAGVKSCTKAASGCGGCAALLKQVVEHELSSRGVAVDKSLCEHFAYTRQELYAIVRVGGIETFEELLASHGKGHVGCDICKPAVGSILASCWNRPIQEPRLVPLQDTNDTFMANMQKNGTYSVVPRIPAGEITPDGLIAIGAVAKKYKLYTKITGGQRIDLFGAQLHELPDIWSELIAAGFETGHAYGKSTRTVKSCVGSTWCRYGVQDSVRMALDIEHRYKGLRSPHKLKFAVSGCTRECAEAQSKDIGVIATENGWNLYVCGNGGMRPRHAELFATDLDDATLIRLIDRVLMFYIRTADKLQRTSVWRESLEGGLDYLKDVVLNDSLGLAAELEAQMQLVVDRYECEWANTVSNPEKLKRFRTFVNERGGDPDIQFVQERGQPRPARAAELDRKPARVIPIAEEIV; encoded by the coding sequence ATGAAAGCAGCGGCCACTCCCGCATCCTTGCAGACCTTGGTGGTGATCGGCAACGGCATGGTGGGCCACCATTGCGTTGAACAGCTGATCGCCCAAGGCGCGCTTGAGCGCTATCGCATCCACGTTTATGGCGAGGAAACGCGCCGCGCCTACGACCGCGTCCACCTGTCCGAATATCTGAATGGCCGCGACGCCGAATCCATGTCGATGAGCGATGCCGCCTTCTATGAACGCGACGGGCTCACGCTGCATCTGGGCGAGCCGGTGCTGGACATCGACCGCCACGCGCAGGAAGTCATTACCGCCAACGGCCGCGTCGGTTACGACAAGCTGGTGCTGGCCACCGGCTCTTACCCCTTCGTGCCGCCCATCGCGGGCGCCGAGGGGGCGTCGCGCCTGGTGTATCGCAGCATCGACGACCTGGACCTGATCCGCGAGGCTGCCCAAGGGGCGCGCCGGGGCGTAGTGGTGGGCGGCGGCCTGTTGGGGCTGGAAGCCGCCAATGCCTTGAAGTCGCTGAACCTGGAAGCGCATGTGGTGGAATTCGCGCCGCGCCTGATGCCGGTGCAGTTGGACGAGGAAGGCGGCGCCGCCTTGAAGGCGCGCATTGAAGCGCTGGGCGTGGGCGTGCACCTGTCGCGCGCCACGCAGGACATCAAGCCCGGCACGCAGTATCGCTACCGCATGCGCTTTGCCGAAGGCGCGCCGCTGGAAACCGACCTGATTGTGTTTTCCGCCGGCATCCGCCCGCAGGTGGCGTTGGCGCGCAAGGCGGGCCTGACGCTGGCCGAACGCGGCGGCGTGGCCATTGACGACCATTGCCGCACCAGCGACGAACACATCTATGCCATCGGCGAATGCGCCGCCTGGAACGGCAGCGTGTTCGGCCTGGTGGCCCCCGGCTACCAGATGGCGCGCATCGCCGCGGCCGAACTGTGCGGCGCATCGGAACACACGTTCACCGGCGCCGACATGTCCACCAAGCTCAAGCTGCTGGGCGTGGACGTGGGCTCGATTGGCGATGCGCATGGCAAGACGCCGGGCGCGCGCAGCTACCGCTTTATCGACGAAGCCGGCGCGAGCTATCGCCGCCTGGTCGTGTCGGCCGACGGCAAGCGTGTGCTGGGCGCGGTGCTGGTGGGCGACAACCGCTACTACGACACGCTGCTGCAATACGCGCAGAACGGCATCGCGCCGCCCGCCGACCCCGCCAGCCTGATCCTGCCCGCCAGCAGCGCCGCGCCCGCGCTGGGCGTGGATGCGCTTCCCGCCACCGCCACCATCTGCTCCTGTCACAACGTCAGCAAGGGCGCCGTCAGCGCCGCCATCGACGGCGGCTGCACGGACCTTGCCGGCGTCAAAAGCTGCACCAAGGCGGCCTCGGGCTGCGGCGGTTGCGCTGCCTTGCTCAAGCAGGTGGTGGAACACGAACTGTCCAGCCGAGGCGTGGCCGTGGACAAGAGCCTGTGCGAACACTTCGCCTACACGCGCCAGGAGCTCTACGCCATCGTGCGCGTGGGCGGCATCGAAACGTTCGAGGAGTTGCTGGCCAGCCATGGCAAGGGCCACGTCGGCTGCGACATCTGCAAGCCAGCCGTCGGTTCCATCCTGGCCTCGTGCTGGAACCGCCCCATCCAGGAACCGCGCCTGGTGCCGCTGCAAGACACCAACGACACCTTCATGGCCAACATGCAGAAGAACGGCACCTATTCGGTGGTGCCGCGCATTCCGGCCGGCGAGATCACGCCCGACGGCCTGATCGCCATCGGCGCCGTCGCCAAGAAATACAAGCTGTACACGAAGATCACGGGCGGTCAGCGCATTGACCTGTTCGGCGCGCAACTGCATGAGCTGCCCGACATCTGGAGCGAGCTAATCGCCGCCGGTTTTGAAACGGGGCACGCCTACGGCAAGTCGACCCGCACCGTGAAGTCGTGCGTGGGCAGCACCTGGTGCCGCTATGGCGTGCAGGACAGCGTGCGCATGGCGCTGGACATCGAACACCGCTACAAGGGCCTGCGTTCGCCGCACAAGCTGAAGTTTGCCGTGTCGGGCTGCACCCGCGAATGCGCCGAGGCGCAAAGCAAAGACATTGGCGTCATCGCCACCGAGAACGGCTGGAACCTGTACGTGTGCGGCAACGGCGGCATGCGCCCGCGCCACGCCGAACTGTTCGCCACTGACCTGGACGACGCCACGCTGATCCGCCTCATCGACCGCGTGCTGATGTTCTACATCCGCACCGCCGACAAGCTGCAACGCACCTCGGTGTGGCGCGAATCGCTGGAAGGCGGGCTGGACTATCTGAAAGACGTGGTGCTGAACGACAGCCTGGGCCTGGCCGCCGAGCTGGAAGCGCAGATGCAACTGGTGGTGGACCGCTATGAATGCGAATGG